In Panthera tigris isolate Pti1 chromosome D2, P.tigris_Pti1_mat1.1, whole genome shotgun sequence, one DNA window encodes the following:
- the GPRIN2 gene encoding G protein-regulated inducer of neurite outgrowth 2, translated as MSTSHADQGARPPRSPCPQPLSRSSSNLLEGQGQRPELRKSASSTVWQAQPGEASASPQVPEEEEHHAESTEQTQASSPRPRPRAVGHWRSSTVGNVSTVGGGDLGRLRAPGAAAMQRSHSDLVRSTQTRGHSGAHKASLSCSALGSSPVHRAQLQPSSTSGQGGRAPAGLERDLAPEEGTSNSAWTLGDSQVWVAPLDLGGTTTHSSSPQAGPKATGQPATTSCHALSPATLLCNMREVGTGGCCHALLAPGILAFPKLVASVSESGLQAQHGVRFQCRLPGGLPGHSHCCAHPWGPTGLVTEPGTRTKDVWTMTSASDLAPVLASSLSAQDAGVQAAPMAVCKAVATSPPLEAPVALHTFPEVTLGSGLEEAPSPVRDVRWDAEGMTWEVYGAAVDPEVLGVAIQKHLEMQFEQLQRAPTSEDSLSAEGRRGPLRAVMQSLRRPSCCGCSSAAPE; from the coding sequence ATGAGCACCAGCCACGCTGACCAGGGTGCCCGGCCACCCCGGAGTCCCTGCCCGCAGCCCCTGTCCCGGAGCTCTTCCAACCTGTTGGAaggccaggggcagagaccagAGCTCCGCAAGAGCGCCAGCAGCACTGTATGGCAGGCCCAGCCAGGCGAGGCCAGCGCCAGTCCGCAGGTCCCGGAGGAAGAGGAGCACCATGCTGAGAGCACGGAGCAGACGCAGGCCTccagcccccggccccggccccgtgCTGTGGGCCACTGGCGGAGCAGCACTGTGGGCAATGTGTCTACAGTGGGTGGTGGTGACCTGGGTCGCCTGAGGGCCCCCGGTGCCGCTGCCATGCAGAGGAGCCACTCGGACCTGGTGCGCAGCACCCAGACCCGGGGCCACAGTGGTGCCCATAAAGCCAGCCTCAGCTGCTCGGCCCTTGGCAGCTCACCGGTCCACAGGGCTCAGCTGCAGCCCAGTAGTACTTCTGGCCAGGGAGGCCGGGCCCCTGCAGGCCTAGAGAGGGACCTGGCTCCAGAGGAAGGGACTTCGAACTCAGCCTGGACACTGGGAGACAGTCAGGTGTGGGTGGCGCCACTAGACCTGGGAGGGACAACCACCCACAGCAGCAGCCCCCAGGCTGGGCCCAAAGCCACCGGGCAGCCAGCCACAACCTCCTGCCATGCCCTGTCCCCAGCAACTCTCCTCTGCAATATGAGAGAGGTGGGGACCGGTGGCTGCTGTCATGCCCTGCTAGCCCCGGGGATCCTGGCCTTTCCCAAACTAGTGGCATCGGTAAGTGAGTCTGGGCTGCAGGCTCAGCATGGGGTGAGGTTCCAGTGCAGGTTGCCTGGGGGGCTCCCTGGGCATTCCCACTGCTGTGCCCACCCTTGGGGTCCCACCGGGTTAGTCACGGAGCCTGGTACCAGGACCAAGGATGTATggaccatgacctcagccagtGACTTGGCCCCTGTGTTGGCATCCTCTCTGTCAGCCCAAGATGCTGGTGTACAGGCAGCCCCCATGGCGGTTTGCAAGGCTGTGGCCACCAGCCCACCCCTGGAAGCCCCCGTGGCCCTGCACACATTCCCGGAGGTAACTCTGGGGTCCGGCCTGGAGGAGGCACCATCCCCTGTGCGGGATGTGCGATGGGATGCCGAGGGCATGACCTGGGAGGTGTATGGAGCTGCAGTGGACCCTGAGGTACTTGGCGTGGCCATCCAGAAGCATCTGGAGATGCAGTTTGAGCAGCTGCAGCGGGCACCCACCAGCGAGGACAGCCTGTCTGCGGAAGGCCGGAGGGGGCCTCTGCGTGCTGTCATGCAGTCCTTGAGGCGCCCCAGCTGCTGCGGCTGCTCCAGTGCAGCTCCCGAGTGA